The following is a genomic window from Streptomyces lincolnensis.
CGATGATTCCGAGCGTCACGCGATCCGGCGGGACACGAGACAGGAGCGGGCCCCCGGTCGTCCCACCGGGGGCCCTTCCCTCACTCGCCCCGGGTCAGAACAGGCCCGTGCCCGGGGTTGCCGCTCCGGCGAGCCAGATGACCGCCAGGAGCGTGTCGATGGCGCCCAGCACCAGGGCGACCAGGGCCGGCACCGGGCGAGAGCCCGTCCAGCTACGGCCCATGGCGAGCCAACCGCAGACGATCGCGACCGGGCCGA
Proteins encoded in this region:
- a CDS encoding small hydrophobic protein, which encodes MMAGFGQGTRRYPRSRSRTWSRSGPDRATLGIIGVICAVAGFFVLGIILGPVAIVCGWLAMGRSWTGSRPVPALVALVLGAIDTLLAVIWLAGAATPGTGLF